A genomic window from Aricia agestis chromosome 8, ilAriAges1.1, whole genome shotgun sequence includes:
- the LOC121729328 gene encoding ribosomal RNA small subunit methyltransferase NEP1, with protein MGKKRKLAANQDDFEYDPKPKHLVASHIKKQEKRLIVILENAQLETVKVGNSYELLNCEDHVNILRKNDRDPGSCRPDITHQSLLMLMDSPLNRAGLLQVYIHTEKNVLIEINPQTRIPRTFKRFAGLMVQLLHKFAIRASEGQMKLLKVIKNPVTSHLPVGAKKITMSFSSKVVTNCRELVPKDDPIVIIIGAMAHGKVEVDYSEDVMSISNYPLSAALTCAKLCTAFEEVWGVE; from the exons ATGGGCAAGAAAAGAAAATTAGCAGCGAACCAAGACGACTTCGAGTATGATCCAAAACCTAAGCATTTAGTTGCATCACATATAAAGAAACAGGAGAAGCGTCTTATAGTTATTTTAGAGAATGCACAGTTGGAAACCGTTAAG GTTGGCAACAGCTATGAACTTCTCAATTGTGAGGACCATGTTAATATATTGAGGAAAAATGACCGCGATCCAGGATCATGTCGGCCCGATATCACCCACCAGTCTCTACTCATGCTAATGGACTCTCCCCTCAACCGTGCTGGTCTTCTCCAAGTTTACATTCACACagagaaaaatgttttaattgaaaTTAACCCACAGACAAGAATACCAAGAACATTCAAGAGATTTGCAGGCTTAATgg TTCAACTGCTACATAAGTTTGCTATTAGAGCCTCAGAAGGGCAGATGAAATTACTGAAGGTTATAAAGAATCCTGTGACGTCACATCTTCCAGTGGGTGCCAAGAAAATTACTATGTCCTTTAGTTCTAAAGTTGTTACGAACTGTCGCGAGCTAGTTCCCAAAGATGATCCCATTGTAATAATCATTGGTGCAATGGCTCATGGTAAAGTGGAGGTGGATTATTCAGAGGATGTTATGTCGATAAGTAACTACCCTCTATCCGCTGCATTGACATGTGCAAAATTGTGCACTGCTTTTGAAGAAGTTTGGGGTGTTGAATGA